The following proteins are co-located in the Nitrospiria bacterium genome:
- a CDS encoding endonuclease/exonuclease/phosphatase family protein — MRVVSWNVNGIRAAMKKDFPASIEAMNADMFCLQETKAQDKQVLEALSGID; from the coding sequence ATGCGTGTTGTTTCCTGGAATGTGAACGGCATTCGTGCAGCCATGAAAAAGGATTTTCCGGCTTCCATCGAGGCCATGAACGCGGACATGTTCTGCCTTCAGGAAACCAAAGCTCAGGACAAACAGGTCCTTGAGGCCTTATCGGGCATCGATG